Below is a genomic region from Oryzias melastigma strain HK-1 linkage group LG7, ASM292280v2, whole genome shotgun sequence.
aTAATGCGAAGTGTCAAAAacattgaataattaaaaaaatatttcttcactttttgCACTAGATTTATACATAAAACTAAGTTTATACCACTTTTTGCGGTTTGGGCTTAGTAAAGTTGTGAAACAGTGCAGGGTCGGAGCACCAAAAGTGCTGAGTCAAGCTTCAGTCAGCTTTTCTGTTTAACTTGCAACCAATGGTGGCAACGCTACGCCCATGACGTCGAattctctgattggctgagatATCCGTCTAGACCAATCGGTGAATACTTCTAGGTTCTGTTTAAGGACCTGCGTGCGACCAGTAAATCTACAAATAATGaacaaacctttttaaaatttccaaTTAAAAGCATTAATAAATCGTTAAATTTGATTACGTTCTGTTAACAATAGATaagatgtattaaaaaaaaataataataaaaaagcaccATTAAAACttcttatttaaatattacCCCCAAAAAGCTTTGggtttttgttataattttccTACAATTTTACGTTTTATAAACAacttattttgacatttgacaAAAATTCGTTCAATTGTAATTTAATGAAGAATATTGTCCATTTTAGTTGGATAATAAAACGTaggattttgaaaaataaataaagtaaccGTAGATGACTTTTGATTCCGTAGTTCATTGAACTCAGCACGAAGATTCACGTGTGTTACATTCAAAACCCACCggtttgtttcatgtttatttccgcttttatttcaaatgtgtgattttttaaCAACTGGAAATAGTGAATAGCTTTGAAACAGACCATATTGTGGGTGTGttctcaaaataaaaccacattttagaaagaaaaacacgaATCCAATCATTGTAGCGGTCGTTTTTAGTGTCACGTTTGAGTAAGTAAACAGTTGGAACGGGATATTTAGTCGCAGACAGACACATTGTCGGGATTTAAATGAGGGATCTGTGAATTGTGAGGAATTTAGCTGCATTCTTCCTCAGGTTTTCGCTCGCGCGGCTCTCTGACCGACATCTCCGCTGTCAAACTTAACGCAGTCGACATTTAAAGCTCTATTTCGcagaaaatcaaagacaaaTCAATAGAAATCTCCGTCATTGGGAAGTGTTCCAGCCGGAATCAAATCATTAAAGCAGCGGCTAGCTAAAGCAACTACTGTCGACATTTATATTAGCCTGCTAGCCAAACGCGTCCGCCTGGTTTCAAGCTTCTGCTCAGATCGGGTGAGTTTGACTCCGAGTCTGCTTTAAAATGCTCACCTGGAACGCGAATACCACAGTCAACTGCTTTATAAGTTCATTAATGAAACATGAATAACTTCCTTTTGAATGTTTTGAACGTAATATTTGTGTAATTGTGACATATCCCTCCGCTGAGTCTCCCACTTTCTTTAACGCGGGGGTCGTGGAGGAACTATTTAACTGtcatttatgtgtgtttttgttctaaattagcATGGGCAGAgtctttttacatatttgaattattttaaattaatatactGTCAATTTGAGTAGTCCGAGTTAAAATATAATCCCAAATTTGCTGATTTTCAAAGCAATCTTTGGATTTAGAGTGAATCTACTTGAATTAATTGTGtgactttttcttcaaatctgGTTGTTTGTATGACCCTGGTTATTCTTCTTTATAACAgaccttctttttcttctgaacatCTAGGTGAATCAGTATGGGGGAAAAAATTCTGGATGAAGTGATGATTAACTCTGCTCTGGTTAAAGAACTGGCGGATGTGGCAAAAGATGAAGCGCTCCTACAGGGGGTCCTGATGAGGATCCAGGAGAGCCCCAACTCATCTGAGGTgagattttttaaagtcccactccgatcattataaaaacatttccaggaGTCTTCTGATTTTGAATAGACCATTTGTAGCCAAATTTATCAAATCTGGTTCTAGGACAAAGTTCACCTCCGAGTTGTAGGTGGAACTGTTGGTGTGGTGTAAGCCTGcacctatttcccatcatccatctgcttacagtctctcctgctagcttacagcccctcacaccccaacttaactttactggtgcaacaaaaatttcAAGCAGTaccagagctatccagccgtagagttctgatccagattccagctcagaagaggaaaacaaagacgttcatggatctatttgcctgCAAGTGGGTGGATTGGAATGGAGGTtgttcttgattcacaatgatttaaataaagaaatactcagaaatgcaattttaagcttaattttctttagatttctCCTCCAATTGTGagaaaattgccacaagaatatgttcaaaacatgattttcattagaaTCCATGTGAAAATAATTCTACACTCCTGATGGAAATCAGGGTTTTTCTTTGCCTCAGTTCTTCAGCTTCCCCCGTAATCTGTTGATGTTGTCGTTtacatatttgttgtttttctcacttgttTCCAGTTGGTCACCTACGCCCCGTTCACGCTCTTCCCCTCACCTGTGCCCAAAGCCATCTTCCTCCAGTCTCTGGAAGTCCAGCCTCACTTCAACACACTTGTGGACAAAATCAGTCAGGACACAGACTTCCTGCAAGAGGCTCTAGCAAAGTAAATCATAAATCTCATTTATGAACACAGCTATCGGTTTGGATTGACAGGATTTTGATTAATCTTCTACTCTTAGCACCATTGAGGTGGACGACTTCACTGCCAGGTTATTCAGGATCCACCAGAAGATCCTCGAAGAGGGACGGTCTCAGgtagttttagattttgccGTTTTTTGCAACACTTGTGACtaagttttctaaaaatgaagaaaaaaaagtttatatttgtgACTTTATACTTATATTGTTATTTTCAGTAAGATGTGAAAAGAAGAAGCAATCAAGaccagaatttcttttttttatttttcagagcaAAAGGATCAATCCTTCAggagtagttttatttttattgtttaatttattttatttcaatcagGTTTAAAGTACCAAAAtgcaacgttttttttattcacatttttcttgtctttcaGACCAGcgaggttaaaaaaacaatattaaaatacCTTCTGTTTATTTAGCATGAATCTAATCAATGACTGATGGGTTTCTAGAGATCTTGCATCATTAACGGCTGATGTGTTATTTGTTTTCTCACAGGAGATCGTGTTAGGACTCAACCGCTCTGATTACATGCTGGATCAGAGCGGAGACGGGGCGTCCGCGCTGAAACAAATAGAGATCAACACGTTTGCTGCCAGTTTTGGAGGGCTCTCTTCACGAACTCCAGCCGTGCACAGGTCAGTCCGACCTCACCAGGTCGTCTCCCATGAGGGTGGAGAGAGGCCTGACAGAAACGCTGTCTGTGGTCCTGAACAGACACATCCTGAAGGTGGCAGGACGGCCCGAGGAGAGCCGGCAGATCCTGGACAACAACCCTGCAGCTGGACTGGCCAGGGCTGTGGCTAAAACCTGGGAACTCTACGGATCTGAGAGGTGGGAATGAAGCGGATCCATCCCACAAATATCCAGTCAGAAAGAAAAGAGACTGTTATCAGTGCTGTGCATTGAAAAGCCAGAGCAGGAGAAGCTGAATGAACCctgaagtgtttgtgttctcCGTCGCTGTCatttagaccagaggtctgcaaactttttcaggccacagatcggtttaatgtcagacatttTCACGTACCGGCCTCCTCGAGGCTGAAGGGGcatcaagttttttatttttgctcccAGTTTCTCATAACTTTCGAGGGTagagtttgttttcattctatgtagaatatctgcagctgctttaattttttatttttctctagaTTTAACAGAAACCATTAAACTGTGAATGAGATTTTCCTTTAAGTCCATCACTGTCAAAGTAGAACCTAAAAGATTAGACGCCAACTTCAACcttgtctgacttttaaggtgcagcagataaatagaaataaacagtcactaaaactggtattttcataaatatattgATCTGAATTTTGAGAAACTTTGTTAGCAGCATCCTCGTAACATTAGGTTGCTAAATATTCAGGATTATTTTTATGGTCTTTGGGAACAACGAtgaatccatatttggagtaaagactcaTGGATTTTGTCcgttaaatgcagctttcttttattttgaagtcgaaggctcttcTGTCtccttttcaaatatttttgtatttttgacaaCTTTGCTAGCTTAGCTGTCAGTGCTTTAAGAAAGTAGCGGATGGATTTTCGACTTGTGACTCAGTGACTTGACATGCGCCAAGAATGAGTCGCATGTGATGGAGATCcagcagattttcaaaataaaacttccttcagaatcaggttagaaataaaatgtgaacGATGTaggtctttttctttttttctggagcctggtaccaactgtcccatggaccggtaccagtctgTGGCCCGAGGGATTAAAGGCCACCATTGTAGTGAATAGCCAGCAGCCGCATCTTTCAATTTCTAGTCCACTTTCTGATGGTTAAAGAAAGGATTGAAGGAGAAAATGAGTCTCTTTCTAAACCTTTGGTGCACATGGctgttcttttctctcagtgaAGGCAGTAGTGGTTCCCTGGGGGGCGGGTTTGTTAGAAAGTGTAATAGCAGAGGGAATTCAGCCGGCGCCGTTCCCGCCtgctttaaatatctttttccAGAGGCTGTAAACTCAGAATATCAACTAAATCCTTTGAGTTCACGcgttggtttttattttaacattctcATGTGGTGGATCAGCTGATCCTTCCTCTCCTCTGACTGCAGATCCTTCCttacagcagctcctcctcttcatcaatCTACAcgttgtgggatcaataaagttctatTCTCTGAAAATGATCAGTCAGGAGAGTCGTTCCTACTCAGACTGAGTCATTTCAGAGAAAACTGTTCTGTCTTTGCAGAgcatttgtcatgtttttggtgGAAGAGGTCCAGAGGAACATCTTTGATCAGCGATACATTGAGAGTGAACTGTGGAGGAGGTAGAGTTCCCTCAGATGGATGTTCACTTTGATTGTACCTTCACTCTGTCTTTGAAggatttaaaaatatcctaTTGCTGAAATCAATATTTGACTGTGAAATAACGCTATTTTTTCCTAATGTTTCAGAAATATTCCCACAATCAGGAAGCGCTTCGACGACGTTTGCAGATCGGGATCACTGGACCAGGACAAGAGGCTGTTCGTGTAGGTCTTCTGTCAGTCCATCACCGTTTGTTTTGGCGTTGAAACCACAGAAATCCCACATGACAGATGAGCAAACTTTTTTCAATTCGCTTTGGTTTTATTTGGATTGTTTGATTAGGGATCTCAGTTTAAAATTGAACCGTTTGCCACCATTGAAAAGGATTGTGGGTAAAGTGAGTCTTTGCTTCTCTACTGCATACCAGTATGTGTACATGACATTGTCCAGTCTTAGTATAAGGcaactgaaaagtttacatCATTGGTtattaccaaataaaaaaaaaagatttttctgaatttgtacTTATTTTATTGTCGTTTTGTACAAAtatcaaaacaccaaaatcaaGGTTTTTGGAGAATCGTTGCATCGCTAGCCAAGATCTTTAGCTCTTTTTgacccattctgatgaaaatacatgtgcttgtggtatttttctgatgatggggaacacagacaaaacataaaactaaaaatagaatttctgaggatttcctttttttaaatccttgtgaatcaggagcagatgaaaaagtaccatttttaaaaaaggcgtaatgtagaaaatacactggggtGGGTcacgagctccctgctccgccctgATCTCCACcagtggtcccgcccacaactttcatttatttaacttatttatttagcttttagagtcccactctaatcatttAGTGTAAACTTAttaccagtgtttttttttaataatgttgtttttagcaaaagtaaaaaaaaaatcttgtcgttttctagaacagagtttctgcagagtgtctggagttcattaaaaattcccctcagaattgtgggtgggacttttagcatggagtaagcctgcactgatttcccatcatcccttttttttctcccatcactctcccaacctaatattagcggtgcaacaaaaatggtgattaatatcagagctgtccagtcgtacagttctgatccagattccatctcagacgaggaaaacaaagacgttcacggatcgATTTGTCTAacagtggatgaatcagaatggagcggcgCAGTGAGCTTGAGGCCTGCTGactgtagcttctacatcacagctacaagctttttacaactgcagttttttgtttgctcctaatcttagaaatgccattttaatttaaattctttcaaaaatatcctcaataatttatgtatttcatttccatagtacacaacaaaacaataacTAAATATTCTAACCTTTGGTCAAAATGAAAggagacagaaagaagaaaacttatgtTCTGACCTATTTaacaaaatcaaactattttatctcttttaattcacaataaatacatcaaatggctggcaaaagcagcaaa
It encodes:
- the gss gene encoding glutathione synthetase, whose product is MGEKILDEVMINSALVKELADVAKDEALLQGVLMRIQESPNSSELVTYAPFTLFPSPVPKAIFLQSLEVQPHFNTLVDKISQDTDFLQEALANTIEVDDFTARLFRIHQKILEEGRSQEIVLGLNRSDYMLDQSGDGASALKQIEINTFAASFGGLSSRTPAVHRHILKVAGRPEESRQILDNNPAAGLARAVAKTWELYGSERAFVMFLVEEVQRNIFDQRYIESELWRRNIPTIRKRFDDVCRSGSLDQDKRLFVDGKEIAVVYFRNGYMPQNYTSEQCWDARLMMERSRAVKCPDISTHLAGTKKVQQVLARPGVVEKFFPDQPEAVKQIRATFAGLYTLDMGPEGDHTVEMALADPDRYVLKPQREGGGNNIYGAEIRQVLEGLKDATQRTAYILMDKINPAPVQNYLLRRDGPLTINNCLSELGAFGAYVRHGADMVMNECVGHLLRTKSSEHSDGGVAAGVAVLDNPLLV